In Rubrivirga sp. SAORIC476, the following proteins share a genomic window:
- a CDS encoding copper resistance system multicopper oxidase, with protein sequence MDRRLFIRNASAVGALAGLSALTPAWARSALAHGPLRQPGLQPTVRRPGLVEYDLTIDRTPLAFGGRTGTAVTMNGSVPGPLLRFTEGDEAVVRVHNRLDEMTSVHWHGLILPNDQDGVPHVNFPGIAARSTFEYRYPIRQFGTYWCHSHSAFQEQQGHYAALVIDPAGPEPHAYDREYVVVLSDWTFEDPHDVLANLKKRANYYNYQRQTLAGLVAGEGMGAGARLDWDRMRMDPTDIADITGATYTFLMNGQAPDPGWSGLFRPGERVRLRFVNASAGTFYDVRIPGLPMTVVQVSGQHVQPVTVEEIRMGIAETYDVVVEPGDRAYTVFAESMDRSGYARGTLAPRPGMSAPVPEMRDRPSLTMMDMGMAHGGPGMDHAGMDMGSGGHAGMDMDGPAAGAAAGAPMEGVDHGAMGHGEAPAPDHPAAAAPIMAHGDHAARADEVAMPGMDHAGLRPPGALPDVTPHGADDHGIANAMAPDQTMSRLHEPGVGLGGDGRRVLVYTDLKALHPEPRRAPDREVEVHLTGNMERYMWGIDGKTYAEEPLIPMVYGERLRLTMVNDTMMNHPMHLHGMWMELENGHGEYIPRVHTVVVKPAERLSLLIDVDALGPWAFHCHILYHMDLGMFRVAMVQRPDDWDPEVLASLYPDGPPRRDLARG encoded by the coding sequence ATGGACCGCCGACTCTTTATCCGAAACGCCTCCGCCGTCGGCGCGCTCGCGGGCCTGAGCGCCCTCACGCCCGCCTGGGCGCGCTCGGCGCTCGCGCACGGCCCGCTCCGCCAGCCCGGCCTCCAGCCGACCGTCCGGCGCCCCGGCCTGGTCGAGTACGACCTCACCATCGACCGGACGCCGCTCGCCTTCGGCGGCCGGACGGGCACGGCCGTCACGATGAACGGGTCGGTCCCCGGCCCGCTCCTCCGGTTCACCGAGGGCGACGAGGCCGTCGTCCGCGTCCACAACCGGCTCGACGAGATGACGTCGGTCCACTGGCACGGGCTCATCCTCCCCAACGACCAGGACGGCGTCCCCCACGTCAACTTCCCCGGCATCGCGGCGCGCTCGACGTTCGAGTACCGCTACCCGATCCGCCAGTTCGGGACGTACTGGTGCCACAGCCACTCGGCGTTCCAGGAGCAGCAGGGCCACTACGCCGCGCTCGTCATCGACCCGGCCGGGCCGGAGCCGCACGCCTACGACCGCGAGTACGTCGTCGTCCTCTCGGACTGGACGTTTGAGGACCCCCACGACGTCCTCGCCAACCTCAAGAAGCGGGCGAACTACTACAACTACCAGCGCCAGACGCTGGCGGGGCTCGTCGCGGGCGAGGGGATGGGCGCCGGCGCCCGGCTCGACTGGGACCGGATGCGGATGGACCCGACCGACATCGCCGACATCACCGGGGCCACCTACACGTTCCTCATGAACGGACAGGCCCCAGACCCCGGCTGGTCCGGCCTGTTCCGGCCGGGCGAGCGCGTCCGGCTCCGGTTCGTCAACGCGAGCGCGGGCACGTTCTACGACGTGCGGATTCCGGGCTTGCCGATGACCGTCGTCCAGGTGAGCGGCCAGCACGTCCAGCCGGTCACGGTCGAGGAGATCCGGATGGGGATCGCCGAGACCTACGACGTCGTCGTGGAGCCGGGCGACCGGGCCTACACCGTCTTCGCCGAGTCGATGGACCGCTCGGGCTACGCCCGCGGCACACTGGCGCCTCGGCCCGGCATGAGCGCACCCGTGCCGGAGATGCGGGACCGCCCCTCGCTCACGATGATGGACATGGGGATGGCCCACGGCGGGCCGGGCATGGACCACGCTGGGATGGACATGGGCAGCGGCGGCCACGCTGGGATGGACATGGACGGGCCGGCGGCCGGCGCGGCGGCCGGCGCTCCAATGGAGGGCGTGGACCACGGGGCGATGGGCCACGGCGAGGCGCCCGCACCCGACCACCCCGCCGCTGCGGCTCCGATCATGGCCCACGGCGACCACGCCGCGCGCGCCGATGAGGTCGCCATGCCGGGCATGGACCACGCCGGCCTCCGCCCGCCGGGCGCCCTCCCCGACGTCACGCCCCACGGCGCCGACGACCACGGGATCGCGAACGCGATGGCCCCGGACCAGACCATGAGCCGGCTCCACGAGCCCGGCGTCGGGCTGGGGGGCGACGGCCGCCGTGTCCTCGTCTACACCGACCTCAAGGCGCTCCACCCCGAGCCCCGGCGTGCGCCCGACCGCGAGGTCGAGGTCCACCTCACGGGCAACATGGAGCGCTACATGTGGGGGATCGACGGGAAGACCTACGCCGAGGAGCCGCTCATCCCGATGGTCTACGGCGAGCGCCTGCGCCTCACCATGGTCAACGACACCATGATGAACCACCCGATGCACTTGCACGGGATGTGGATGGAGCTCGAGAACGGCCACGGCGAGTACATCCCGCGCGTCCACACCGTCGTCGTGAAACCTGCCGAGCGGCTCTCGCTCCTGATCGACGTCGACGCGCTCGGGCCGTGGGCCTTCCACTGCCACATCCTCTACCACATGGACCTCGGCATGTTCAGGGTGGCGATGGTCCAGCGGCCCGACGACTGGGACCCGGAGGTGCTCGCCTCGCTCTACCCGGACGGCCCCCCGCGCCGCGACCTCGCCCGGGGCTAG
- a CDS encoding DUF2231 domain-containing protein codes for MLPDWAPNVHPLVVHFPIALLFVGALVDAVALVVRDRHPWVRTSAVGLYALGALGTVAAFFTGRDASDEVDLPVRALTTLNAHADWALYLVWFASLYAALRVAVLYWKREVSLAVHLPLALLGLAGLLLVQQTAERGGRLVYEYGVAVAAASGDHDGMDTRDPSSAPPDTSVAARLDVLAGAPAEGSVFTVTPGQPTLAVLPDTLGDLEARATLDLSGFTGTASLVHHLQDGQTYDFLALDRTASGAVTLRQGRVESGDETTMDSGTAPLDGPAEIRAYAVGTHFRGYLGGEQLTHPHADAAPPGRVGLRLDGQGAVRVLALSATPVE; via the coding sequence ATGCTCCCCGACTGGGCGCCCAACGTCCACCCCCTCGTCGTCCACTTCCCCATCGCGCTCCTCTTCGTCGGAGCGCTCGTCGACGCCGTCGCGCTCGTCGTCCGCGACCGACACCCCTGGGTCCGCACCTCCGCCGTCGGGCTCTACGCCCTCGGCGCGCTGGGCACGGTCGCCGCCTTCTTCACCGGGCGCGACGCCTCCGACGAGGTCGACCTCCCCGTCCGGGCGCTCACGACGCTGAACGCCCACGCCGACTGGGCGCTCTACCTCGTGTGGTTCGCCAGCCTCTACGCCGCCCTGCGCGTGGCCGTGCTGTACTGGAAGCGCGAGGTCAGCCTCGCCGTCCACCTCCCGCTCGCGCTCCTCGGGCTGGCGGGCCTCCTGCTCGTCCAGCAGACCGCCGAGCGCGGGGGGCGGCTCGTCTACGAGTACGGCGTCGCCGTCGCCGCGGCCTCTGGCGACCACGACGGCATGGACACGAGGGATCCGTCCAGCGCACCGCCCGACACCTCGGTCGCAGCCCGCCTCGACGTGCTCGCGGGCGCCCCCGCCGAGGGCTCCGTCTTTACCGTCACGCCCGGCCAGCCGACGCTCGCCGTCCTGCCGGACACCCTCGGCGACCTCGAAGCTCGGGCCACGCTCGACCTCTCCGGCTTCACCGGCACCGCCTCTCTCGTCCACCACCTCCAGGACGGCCAGACCTACGACTTCCTCGCCCTCGACCGCACGGCCTCTGGCGCCGTGACCCTCCGCCAGGGCCGCGTCGAGAGCGGCGACGAGACCACGATGGACAGCGGGACCGCGCCGCTCGACGGCCCCGCCGAGATCCGAGCCTACGCCGTTGGCACCCACTTCCGGGGCTACCTCGGCGGCGAGCAGCTCACGCACCCCCACGCCGACGCCGCCCCGCCCGGCCGGGTCGGGCTCCGCCTCGACGGCCAGGGCGCCGTCCGCGTCCTCGCGCTCTCGGCCACGCCCGTCGAGTAG
- a CDS encoding response regulator transcription factor, protein MSPDLPFPGAPMWILLIEDEARLAGSIRRGLEEEGYRVDVASDAEAGEERALENAYDAFVVDWRLPRGDGKTLVERIRAAGKDQPVLMLTALSDVEHRVAGLDAGADDYLPKPFAFEELVARLRALLRRPPLSDQERTVTVGPLTLDGERRKVTMVGPKGEAVLNLRPKEYAMLEVFMRSADAVLSRTVLAERVWGDALFVTDNALDVTVSGLRQRLADAEKASGAEGAPTIETIRGVGYRLAPDAE, encoded by the coding sequence ATGTCCCCTGACCTCCCCTTCCCCGGCGCGCCCATGTGGATCCTGCTCATCGAAGACGAGGCCCGCCTGGCGGGCTCCATCCGCCGTGGGCTGGAGGAGGAGGGCTACCGCGTGGACGTGGCGAGCGACGCCGAGGCGGGCGAGGAGCGGGCGCTGGAGAACGCCTACGACGCCTTCGTGGTGGACTGGCGGCTACCGCGGGGCGACGGGAAGACGCTTGTCGAGCGCATCCGAGCCGCGGGCAAGGACCAGCCGGTCCTGATGCTGACGGCGCTCTCGGACGTCGAGCACCGCGTGGCCGGGCTCGACGCCGGAGCCGACGACTACCTCCCGAAGCCGTTCGCCTTCGAGGAGCTGGTGGCGCGCCTGCGAGCGCTGCTCCGCCGGCCGCCGCTCTCGGACCAGGAGCGGACGGTGACCGTGGGTCCGCTGACGCTGGACGGCGAGCGCCGGAAGGTGACGATGGTCGGCCCGAAGGGCGAGGCGGTCCTGAACCTCCGCCCGAAGGAGTACGCGATGCTGGAGGTGTTCATGCGGAGCGCCGACGCGGTTCTCTCGCGGACCGTCCTCGCCGAGCGCGTCTGGGGCGACGCGCTGTTCGTGACCGACAACGCGCTCGACGTGACGGTCAGCGGGCTCCGCCAGCGGCTCGCAGATGCCGAGAAAGCCTCGGGCGCCGAGGGCGCCCCGACCATCGAGACGATCCGCGGCGTGGGCTACCGGCTCGCGCCTGACGCGGAGTAG
- a CDS encoding cell wall metabolism sensor histidine kinase WalK → MARLSTLPISARLALWYALTLLLLLSAFAVFCYVGFHAAAHRSFDRHLDHEMGVVAPLVRVGPDGADAGALERTPAAVRLDGPDGTYVRLLSPGGDVLYQSPNVAGHPPLGVTLPEGRGALRLSREWDGEPARSLVQPVVSDGGLAGYVEVTGFEWSRHAELDELGRMLVLGVALSVLFALGAGWWLARRSLRPVAVLTEAAGRMAADGGRLGGRLPSDFETRDELTDLAETFNGLLGRLEASVERERRFTSNAAHELLTPLATLRSEAEVALRREREPEAYRETLGRVVEDVAEMTGTVQGLLQLARAESLARPSDARLDFGELVTQRVERVRAEATSRGITLAADVEAGVRLAAEAAPLAEVVDNLMGNAVKYTPEGGHVAVTLGHGADGGTCSGTARLEVRDTGPGFDEATCERLFDRFFRADTPEVQAEPGSGLGLAIVKAIVEGYGGSVGCASPGPGRGATFWAELPCLGDHR, encoded by the coding sequence ATGGCCCGACTCTCCACGCTCCCGATCTCGGCCCGGCTCGCGCTGTGGTACGCGCTGACGTTGCTCCTGCTCTTGAGCGCGTTCGCCGTGTTCTGCTACGTCGGCTTCCACGCCGCAGCGCACCGGAGCTTCGACCGCCACCTCGATCATGAGATGGGCGTCGTCGCGCCGCTCGTACGTGTGGGACCGGACGGGGCCGACGCGGGCGCGCTGGAGCGGACGCCGGCGGCGGTCCGGCTGGACGGGCCGGACGGGACGTACGTCCGCCTCCTCTCGCCCGGGGGCGACGTGCTGTACCAGTCGCCGAACGTCGCGGGCCACCCCCCGCTCGGCGTGACGCTGCCCGAGGGGCGCGGGGCGCTCCGCCTCAGCCGGGAGTGGGACGGCGAGCCCGCGCGGTCGCTCGTCCAGCCCGTCGTTTCCGACGGGGGTCTGGCGGGCTACGTCGAGGTGACGGGGTTCGAGTGGAGCCGCCACGCCGAACTCGACGAGTTGGGCCGGATGCTCGTCCTGGGCGTGGCATTGAGCGTGCTGTTCGCGCTAGGGGCCGGGTGGTGGCTCGCGCGCCGGTCGCTCCGGCCGGTCGCCGTGCTGACGGAGGCTGCGGGGCGGATGGCGGCCGACGGGGGGCGGCTGGGCGGACGGCTACCGTCGGACTTCGAGACGCGAGACGAGCTGACGGACCTGGCGGAGACGTTCAACGGGCTGCTGGGGCGGCTGGAGGCCTCGGTCGAGCGCGAGCGGCGGTTCACGTCGAACGCGGCGCACGAGCTGCTCACGCCGCTCGCGACGCTCCGGAGCGAGGCCGAGGTCGCGCTCCGGCGCGAGCGCGAGCCGGAGGCGTACCGCGAGACACTGGGGCGCGTGGTGGAGGACGTGGCCGAGATGACGGGGACGGTCCAGGGCCTCTTGCAGCTCGCGCGGGCGGAGTCGCTCGCGCGGCCCTCCGACGCGCGGCTCGACTTCGGCGAGCTGGTGACGCAGCGGGTAGAGCGGGTACGGGCGGAGGCCACCTCGCGGGGGATCACCCTCGCGGCGGACGTGGAGGCGGGCGTCCGGCTGGCGGCCGAGGCGGCGCCCTTGGCGGAGGTCGTGGACAACCTCATGGGCAACGCCGTGAAGTACACGCCGGAGGGCGGGCACGTTGCGGTCACGCTCGGGCACGGCGCGGACGGTGGGACGTGTAGCGGGACGGCGCGGTTGGAGGTGCGGGACACTGGGCCTGGGTTCGACGAGGCCACGTGCGAGCGGCTGTTCGACCGGTTCTTCCGGGCCGACACGCCCGAGGTCCAGGCCGAGCCGGGGAGCGGGCTCGGGCTCGCCATCGTCAAGGCCATCGTCGAGGGGTACGGCGGCTCCGTCGGGTGCGCCAGCCCCGGTCCGGGTCGTGGGGCGACGTTCTGGGCGGAGCTGCCGTGCCTCGGAGATCACAGATAA
- a CDS encoding class I SAM-dependent methyltransferase: MTTRPSTHTTGTTRAAVRLAREVQDRVQDSEPLASGDLFALASDAYGGALAEGAFTPRDAYDAAELGLHLHLLRTVGRLPPEASGACDALAEVERLSTLLPSQTRRTAEQNDYQQFSTPAAYAGLCAWVSGVGVRADSRAGHHVLEPSAGTGALCTFALASGAALHANELSDRRADLLAALLRESGQDPARALTRENADHLDAILPPDVRADVVLMNPPFSQTAGRLGRRRVPTVGTDHVLQALRRLDAGGRLVAVLSAAVQRGKATHRAFFRAVDADPFRLRADVEVAGAVYRPCGTSVRTRLLVVDRVSETSSGGGRARVEATAESVADAIGVLAPVRVSVG; the protein is encoded by the coding sequence ATGACCACCCGACCCTCCACCCACACAACGGGCACGACCCGCGCGGCCGTCCGCCTGGCCCGCGAGGTCCAGGACCGCGTCCAGGACTCGGAGCCGTTGGCCTCTGGCGACCTGTTCGCGCTGGCCTCCGACGCCTACGGCGGCGCGCTCGCCGAGGGCGCCTTCACGCCCCGCGACGCCTACGACGCCGCCGAGCTCGGCCTCCACCTCCACCTGCTCCGTACCGTCGGGCGGCTCCCGCCAGAGGCCTCTGGCGCCTGCGACGCGCTCGCCGAGGTCGAGCGGCTCTCAACGCTCCTGCCCAGCCAGACGCGCCGCACGGCGGAGCAGAACGACTACCAGCAGTTCTCGACGCCCGCCGCCTACGCGGGGCTCTGCGCCTGGGTGAGCGGGGTGGGGGTGCGCGCGGATTCGCGCGCAGGGCACCATGTGCTGGAGCCCTCGGCCGGGACCGGCGCGCTCTGCACGTTCGCCCTGGCCTCTGGCGCGGCCCTCCACGCCAACGAGCTCTCGGACCGCCGGGCGGACCTGCTGGCGGCGTTGCTCCGCGAGTCCGGGCAGGACCCGGCCCGGGCCCTCACGCGCGAGAACGCCGACCACCTCGACGCCATCCTTCCCCCGGACGTCCGAGCCGACGTCGTGCTCATGAACCCGCCCTTCTCCCAGACGGCCGGGCGGCTCGGCCGACGCCGCGTCCCGACGGTCGGGACCGACCACGTGCTCCAGGCCCTCCGTCGGCTCGACGCGGGCGGGCGCCTCGTCGCCGTCCTCAGCGCTGCCGTTCAACGCGGAAAGGCGACCCACCGGGCGTTCTTCCGGGCCGTCGACGCCGACCCGTTCCGGCTCCGGGCCGACGTCGAGGTCGCCGGGGCCGTCTACCGCCCGTGCGGGACCTCTGTACGCACGCGGCTGCTCGTCGTGGACCGGGTGTCGGAAACATCGTCCGGCGGCGGCAGGGCGCGCGTGGAGGCCACCGCCGAGAGCGTCGCAGACGCCATCGGCGTCCTCGCGCCCGTCCGAGTATCGGTGGGGTGA
- a CDS encoding LexA family transcriptional regulator: MLYPRQAQLLGLIRDAVRRGGGAPNGRELARRMGLKGVSAVYAHLRKLEAAGLVRLTSGGRGVPLEIELTEEGERHGRARPWPRLGTIPAGPITDVSQQADEFVATLPDLVPQMRPGDYLLDVEGYSMQGAGIVPGMTLVMRPDVTPTETDVCSVYVEGEGNTLKHVVCDGSYVRLVAANPEFAEQRVPARAVRVQGVAIAAFSVHSFR; encoded by the coding sequence GTGCTCTACCCCCGCCAAGCCCAGCTCCTCGGCCTCATCCGAGACGCCGTCCGCCGCGGTGGCGGGGCGCCGAACGGACGCGAGCTCGCGCGGCGGATGGGGCTCAAGGGCGTCTCGGCCGTCTACGCCCACCTCCGCAAGCTCGAGGCCGCCGGGCTCGTCCGGCTCACGTCGGGCGGCCGGGGCGTCCCGCTCGAGATCGAGCTGACCGAGGAGGGCGAGCGGCACGGCCGCGCGCGCCCCTGGCCCCGCCTCGGCACGATCCCCGCCGGCCCCATCACCGACGTGTCCCAGCAGGCCGACGAGTTCGTCGCCACGCTCCCCGACCTTGTCCCCCAGATGCGGCCGGGCGACTACCTCCTCGACGTCGAGGGGTACTCGATGCAGGGGGCCGGCATCGTCCCCGGCATGACGCTCGTGATGCGGCCCGACGTCACGCCGACCGAGACCGACGTGTGCTCGGTCTACGTCGAGGGCGAGGGGAACACGCTCAAGCACGTCGTCTGCGACGGGTCGTACGTCCGGCTCGTGGCCGCCAACCCCGAGTTCGCCGAGCAGCGCGTGCCCGCCCGCGCGGTCCGCGTCCAGGGCGTCGCCATCGCCGCGTTCTCCGTCCACTCGTTCCGCTAG
- a CDS encoding ECF-type sigma factor, with product MIATSPLPVRSRTLRTEADAQRAVYADLRMIARRLRSRESPGMTLATTGLVHEAYLALQRGSAREASDIARGAGVPLGLYARAMRNVLVSAARKRGADKRGGGVRALQLHDHDVRAGADPTGVEGWAHLAVDLDRAMDRLQRAGERLHRVVELKFFAGLEITEIAAVTGTSPATVKRDWEKARALLYAYVAEGEPSEPVQPESVRSQAP from the coding sequence ATGATCGCCACGTCCCCCCTCCCCGTCCGTTCCCGGACGCTCCGCACCGAGGCCGACGCCCAGCGCGCCGTCTACGCCGACCTCCGCATGATCGCCCGGAGGCTCCGCTCGCGCGAGAGCCCGGGGATGACGCTCGCCACGACGGGCCTCGTCCACGAGGCGTACCTCGCGCTCCAGCGCGGGTCGGCCCGCGAGGCCAGCGACATCGCCCGGGGCGCGGGCGTCCCCCTCGGGCTCTACGCCCGGGCCATGCGGAACGTGCTGGTGAGCGCGGCCCGGAAGCGGGGCGCCGACAAGCGCGGGGGCGGGGTCCGGGCTCTCCAGCTCCACGACCACGACGTCCGCGCCGGTGCGGACCCGACCGGCGTCGAGGGGTGGGCGCACCTCGCCGTCGACCTCGACCGGGCGATGGACCGGCTCCAGCGCGCCGGGGAGCGGCTCCACCGCGTCGTCGAGCTCAAGTTCTTCGCCGGGCTCGAGATCACCGAGATCGCGGCGGTCACGGGCACGAGCCCGGCGACCGTCAAGCGCGACTGGGAGAAGGCCCGCGCGCTGCTCTACGCCTACGTCGCGGAGGGGGAGCCGTCCGAGCCGGTGCAGCCAGAGAGCGTCCGCTCCCAAGCGCCATGA
- a CDS encoding serine/threonine-protein kinase, translating to MSPLPASSPDGGEATGGHPTNGATHPPGAALRARLREAQRGDPAFAAVRADGVLLDLLLDAGPSGRAHVVALVREHASEYAERAETLALAVGAAPEAGFLTRPAAETFAAHVADPALAPGDTIGEYRVVHEIGRGGMGVVYLAERPDVGLRAALKVLAGPVASDDAPDPDFARFCEERRHLARFAHPGVARLYDAGRTDDGRPFFAMEHVEGEPVTAYADRRRLGLRDRAELFLQLCDAVRHVHGRGVVHGDVKPDNVLVADDDDGRPVAKLLDFGVAARWRGGRDAPAPPLPHRPFTYAYTAPELVAGGAPTPTSDVYALGVVLRDLLAGALASRDGLRSRLEALARRAASPDVGRRPATAVDLLAEVRAALRVETPRRAEALARPTLFALVAASALAAAVVARAVGRS from the coding sequence ATGAGCCCGCTCCCCGCCTCCAGCCCGGACGGTGGGGAGGCCACCGGCGGGCACCCGACGAACGGCGCGACGCACCCCCCAGGCGCCGCTCTGCGCGCGCGACTGCGGGAAGCCCAGAGGGGGGACCCGGCGTTCGCGGCGGTCCGCGCCGACGGGGTCCTCCTCGACCTCCTGCTCGACGCCGGGCCATCGGGTCGCGCCCACGTCGTCGCTCTCGTCCGCGAGCACGCGTCGGAGTACGCCGAACGGGCCGAGACGCTGGCCCTCGCCGTCGGGGCCGCGCCAGAGGCCGGCTTCCTCACGCGCCCCGCCGCCGAGACGTTCGCGGCGCACGTCGCCGACCCCGCCCTCGCACCAGGGGATACCATCGGGGAGTACCGGGTGGTCCATGAGATCGGGCGCGGGGGGATGGGCGTCGTCTACCTCGCCGAGCGCCCCGACGTGGGGCTCCGCGCCGCGCTCAAGGTGCTCGCCGGCCCCGTCGCGAGCGACGACGCCCCCGACCCCGACTTCGCGCGGTTCTGTGAGGAGCGGAGGCACCTCGCGCGCTTCGCCCACCCGGGCGTGGCCCGGCTCTACGACGCCGGCCGCACCGACGACGGGCGGCCGTTCTTCGCGATGGAGCACGTCGAGGGCGAGCCGGTCACGGCCTACGCCGACCGCCGTCGCCTCGGGCTCCGCGATCGGGCCGAGCTGTTCCTCCAGCTCTGCGACGCCGTCCGACACGTCCACGGGCGGGGGGTCGTCCACGGCGACGTGAAGCCCGACAACGTGCTCGTGGCCGACGACGACGACGGACGCCCCGTCGCGAAGCTGCTCGACTTCGGGGTGGCGGCGCGATGGCGGGGTGGCCGAGACGCGCCGGCCCCTCCCCTGCCCCACCGGCCGTTCACCTACGCCTACACCGCCCCGGAGCTCGTGGCCGGGGGCGCTCCTACGCCCACGTCCGACGTGTACGCGCTCGGCGTCGTGCTCCGCGACCTTCTCGCCGGTGCTCTCGCGTCGCGGGACGGACTCCGTTCGCGGCTCGAAGCGCTCGCCCGGCGGGCTGCGAGCCCCGACGTCGGGCGGCGACCGGCGACGGCCGTGGACCTCCTGGCCGAGGTCCGCGCCGCACTCCGCGTCGAGACGCCGCGCCGGGCGGAGGCCCTCGCCCGTCCGACCCTGTTCGCGCTCGTGGCCGCGTCGGCGCTCGCTGCGGCCGTGGTCGCCCGCGCGGTGGGCCGGAGCTAG
- a CDS encoding ParA family protein encodes MRVIAFSNLKGGSSKTTSSLAVGAELARRGRRVLLVDLDPQATLTKSAGLDPSHAAARYLKGEVEAEAAVLRPEGLWDDALAENGGALHLVPASRQLVQFEGQAVARLANRLVALLDAVEADYDFVVIDSPPQASALVTATLASADEVYVPVASGRGALDGLVDVVELSKRFGTTPVSGAFATRVNVSSHHDLDLAEYVAQQATGPDGEGGLKTYIRETVRVRESEMARVPLPFYDRSSTAAQDYAALADEIEARPSPRIV; translated from the coding sequence GTGCGCGTCATCGCCTTCAGCAACCTCAAGGGCGGCTCGTCCAAGACGACCTCCTCGCTCGCCGTCGGCGCCGAGCTGGCCCGCCGGGGCCGCCGCGTCCTCCTCGTCGACCTCGACCCCCAGGCCACGCTCACGAAGTCGGCCGGGCTCGACCCGTCCCACGCGGCGGCCCGGTACCTCAAGGGCGAGGTCGAGGCCGAGGCCGCCGTGCTCCGGCCCGAGGGGCTCTGGGACGACGCGCTCGCCGAGAACGGGGGCGCCCTCCACCTCGTCCCGGCCAGCCGCCAGCTCGTCCAGTTCGAGGGCCAGGCCGTCGCGCGGCTCGCCAACCGGCTCGTGGCGCTGCTCGACGCCGTCGAGGCCGACTACGACTTCGTCGTCATCGACTCGCCCCCGCAGGCGTCGGCGCTCGTGACGGCCACGCTCGCATCGGCCGACGAGGTCTACGTCCCCGTGGCCTCCGGACGCGGCGCGCTCGACGGGCTCGTCGACGTCGTCGAGCTCTCGAAGCGGTTCGGGACGACGCCGGTCTCGGGCGCCTTCGCGACCCGCGTCAACGTGTCGAGCCACCACGACCTCGACCTCGCCGAGTACGTGGCCCAGCAAGCGACGGGGCCGGACGGGGAGGGGGGGCTCAAGACCTATATCCGCGAGACCGTCCGCGTGCGGGAGTCCGAGATGGCCCGCGTCCCGCTCCCGTTCTACGACCGCTCGTCCACGGCCGCGCAGGACTACGCCGCGCTGGCGGACGAGATCGAGGCCCGCCCGTCGCCCCGGATCGTCTGA
- a CDS encoding S26 family signal peptidase, whose product MGIRLVAASAVAFGAVAVAAGLGVRVNTTPSLPRGLYLAGPLDAGGVERGELVSACPDTAAIRRLGRYWTNGRCPGGEGRPEGVRPLAKPVAGVPGDTIRVDSSGVWVGGRPLPSSAPLFRDRAGRPVRPALGVHVLGRGEYWLHSGRVATSIDSRYVGPVRVVLERVRPLWTED is encoded by the coding sequence TTGGGCATCCGACTCGTCGCGGCGTCAGCCGTCGCGTTCGGTGCGGTGGCGGTGGCCGCCGGTCTCGGGGTCCGCGTCAACACGACGCCGAGCCTGCCGCGCGGCCTCTACCTCGCGGGACCGTTGGACGCCGGCGGGGTGGAGAGGGGGGAGCTCGTCTCGGCGTGCCCCGACACGGCCGCCATCCGCCGCCTCGGGCGGTACTGGACGAACGGACGGTGCCCCGGCGGCGAGGGCCGCCCGGAGGGCGTGCGGCCCCTGGCGAAGCCCGTCGCGGGAGTCCCGGGCGACACCATCCGCGTCGACAGCTCGGGCGTCTGGGTCGGGGGGAGGCCCCTCCCGTCCAGCGCGCCGCTCTTCCGGGACCGCGCGGGCCGGCCCGTCCGTCCCGCGCTCGGGGTCCACGTCCTCGGCCGGGGGGAGTACTGGCTCCACTCCGGCCGCGTCGCGACGTCGATCGACTCCCGGTACGTCGGCCCCGTCCGTGTCGTCCTGGAGCGCGTGCGCCCGCTGTGGACGGAGGATTAG